A genome region from Alteripontixanthobacter maritimus includes the following:
- a CDS encoding coiled-coil domain-containing protein: MNEPVVTYEESSFEEVPVADSEAIYFEQDDEWNEADPGETHTPSAWRDWAVPVLAGLVIIVWSAFFAWTYRDAISAGAAPAQWVEWVGAWSVPVLLVVALWLLVMRNSRRESARFADAASALSRESRELEERLLVINRELSLAREFLGTQSLAIESVGRVATERLSEHADHLAALVHDNDAQIDRIANVSLTARENMEKLRGDLPVIANSARDVASSIGQAGDVSAERLDVLVDGFRRLNSFGEASERQVTSFRGAVDEALSEFETQAGKLGDIADSRFAELRHQGEEYRLHLDGQEIEALAAIRHRAETMRAEIAATRDEIGAEENASIEAVQERVAALRSDTAGMLTNIDEHGAAMRLHWEQQIDALSDRLKNAIAEVGDIDRAAMDRARSRITELKDEAAEVDARLEERTQAFLTGSIRRREESEAADEAALATLTARLADFDSDLATREEQQIARVQTLSDAADSLGMKIAAIGETITRLGADSAATGERVVGDAQGIEACLAESRANIELIGTDLSELTDGSVRLLELIQASSQHGREKLPEALTEAEARLSEAEDRTNRLHDTLVNAVQHGSDLSNYVLATREAGQAAIGDIDALQARVTEQTDAAAGRVAELRGAVAALADETRTVSDHARIELQDTFGELQEAMHAASTAMAEGTTVDIRALAGQIGEQAGEALQNAVAQNSTGAIADLEAAALAAASSSREATAQLRDQLAKVNELTGNLESRVARAREQAEEQVNNDFSRRVALITESLNSHSIDIEKTLAIEVDDTSWASYLRGDRGIFTRRAVRLLENSEARDIAEVYDEDADFRENVSRYIHDFEAMLRTLLSTRDGHAIGVTLLSSDIGKLYVALAQAIERLREA; this comes from the coding sequence GTGAACGAACCCGTTGTAACTTATGAGGAATCCAGTTTCGAAGAAGTGCCGGTCGCAGACAGTGAGGCGATCTATTTCGAACAGGACGACGAGTGGAACGAAGCCGACCCAGGCGAGACCCATACCCCATCTGCATGGCGCGACTGGGCGGTTCCCGTGCTGGCCGGTCTTGTTATCATAGTCTGGAGCGCGTTTTTCGCTTGGACCTATAGGGACGCAATATCCGCTGGCGCAGCGCCCGCACAATGGGTCGAGTGGGTCGGGGCGTGGAGTGTACCGGTATTGCTGGTGGTCGCGCTCTGGCTACTTGTGATGCGCAATAGCCGGCGGGAATCCGCACGGTTCGCGGATGCCGCCAGCGCTTTGTCTCGCGAATCGCGGGAGCTGGAGGAACGCCTTCTGGTCATCAATCGCGAGCTCAGCTTGGCACGCGAATTTCTCGGCACGCAGTCGCTGGCGATCGAGTCGGTAGGACGCGTTGCGACAGAGCGTCTGTCCGAACATGCCGACCACCTCGCTGCATTGGTGCATGACAATGATGCGCAGATAGACCGCATTGCAAATGTCAGTCTTACCGCCCGGGAAAACATGGAGAAATTGCGCGGCGACTTGCCCGTTATCGCAAATTCGGCCCGCGATGTCGCCAGCTCCATTGGCCAGGCTGGCGATGTGTCGGCCGAACGGCTCGACGTGCTTGTCGACGGATTTCGACGTCTCAACAGTTTTGGCGAAGCAAGCGAGCGGCAAGTGACATCGTTCCGTGGCGCGGTCGATGAAGCTTTGAGCGAGTTCGAAACGCAGGCCGGGAAATTGGGCGACATTGCCGACAGCCGCTTTGCCGAGCTTCGACATCAAGGCGAGGAATACCGGCTTCACTTGGATGGCCAGGAGATAGAGGCGCTGGCAGCGATTCGTCATCGCGCCGAAACCATGCGAGCGGAAATCGCAGCGACCCGAGACGAGATTGGGGCCGAAGAAAACGCCAGCATCGAAGCGGTGCAGGAACGTGTTGCCGCCCTCCGCAGCGATACCGCCGGTATGCTGACGAACATCGACGAACACGGTGCGGCCATGCGTTTGCATTGGGAACAACAGATCGACGCCCTTTCCGACCGGCTTAAAAACGCAATCGCGGAAGTGGGCGACATCGACCGCGCGGCGATGGACCGAGCCCGCAGCCGTATTACCGAATTGAAAGACGAGGCCGCAGAAGTGGACGCTCGCCTGGAAGAAAGGACCCAGGCGTTCCTCACCGGTTCAATTCGACGGCGGGAAGAAAGCGAAGCGGCGGATGAGGCAGCCCTTGCTACGCTTACCGCCCGGTTGGCCGACTTCGACAGCGACTTGGCCACGCGCGAAGAACAGCAGATCGCGCGCGTTCAGACTTTATCAGACGCGGCGGACTCTCTCGGCATGAAGATCGCCGCGATCGGCGAAACTATTACACGACTGGGCGCCGATAGCGCCGCAACTGGCGAGCGTGTTGTAGGCGATGCCCAAGGTATCGAAGCGTGTCTGGCAGAAAGCAGGGCCAACATCGAATTGATCGGGACGGATTTGTCCGAATTGACCGATGGCAGTGTGCGCCTGCTCGAACTGATCCAGGCCAGCAGCCAGCATGGGCGCGAAAAACTTCCGGAAGCGCTGACCGAGGCGGAGGCCCGCCTTTCCGAAGCCGAGGACCGTACGAACCGTCTGCACGATACGCTCGTCAACGCCGTTCAGCACGGAAGCGATTTGTCCAATTACGTACTCGCGACCCGCGAAGCAGGACAGGCTGCGATTGGCGATATCGACGCCTTGCAAGCGCGCGTTACGGAACAAACCGATGCCGCCGCAGGCCGCGTTGCAGAACTGCGAGGTGCCGTAGCTGCGCTCGCCGACGAAACGCGCACCGTATCCGATCATGCAAGAATCGAACTGCAGGATACATTCGGCGAATTACAGGAAGCAATGCACGCAGCGTCCACAGCGATGGCGGAGGGTACAACCGTAGATATCAGGGCGCTCGCCGGGCAAATAGGCGAGCAAGCCGGCGAGGCGCTGCAAAACGCTGTCGCTCAGAATAGCACAGGTGCCATCGCCGATCTGGAGGCCGCGGCACTTGCCGCCGCCAGCAGCAGCCGCGAAGCGACCGCGCAATTGCGCGACCAGCTTGCCAAGGTGAACGAATTGACCGGCAATTTGGAAAGCCGGGTCGCCCGCGCGCGCGAGCAGGCGGAAGAGCAGGTGAACAATGACTTCTCCCGCCGTGTTGCGCTCATTACCGAGAGCCTTAATTCCCATTCCATAGACATCGAGAAAACGCTCGCCATTGAAGTGGACGATACGTCCTGGGCGTCCTACCTTCGCGGCGATCGTGGTATCTTCACACGCCGTGCAGTGCGACTGCTTGAGAACAGCGAAGCGCGCGATATTGCCGAAGTGTATGATGAAGACGCGGATTTCCGCGAAAATGTGAGCCGGTACATCCACGACTTCGAGGCGATGTTGCGCACGTTACTATCGACGCGCGACGGTCATGCTATCGGCGTGACACTGCTAAGCTCCGACATTGGCAAATTGTACGTGGCGCTCGCCCAGGCTATCGAGCGTCTACGGGAGGCATAA
- a CDS encoding biotin--[acetyl-CoA-carboxylase] ligase, with translation MLDYIAETGSTNADLLTRIAANEAVHEGDWLVADRQSAGRGRQSREWHDGLGNFMGSTIVRRGAGDPPAPSLALVAGLAVYEAVRPVLPPHPGLALKWPNDLMVGEAKLAGILLEGTANAVVVGIGVNLVHAPALTDRRTAALSQFGPAPGRDHFAESLAEQFATELTRWRSHGLELLTRRWQAAAHPLGTRLTVSEPGEGAIRGTFAGLASDGSLMLGLEDGSVRAIHAGDVNLV, from the coding sequence TTGCTCGACTACATCGCCGAGACGGGATCGACCAATGCCGACCTGCTGACCCGCATCGCTGCCAACGAGGCGGTGCATGAAGGCGATTGGCTGGTTGCGGATCGGCAGAGCGCAGGGCGAGGCCGCCAGTCGCGCGAATGGCACGATGGGCTTGGCAATTTCATGGGGTCCACCATCGTCCGGCGCGGTGCTGGTGATCCTCCTGCACCAAGCCTCGCGCTGGTGGCGGGATTGGCAGTGTACGAAGCCGTACGGCCTGTCCTTCCACCCCATCCCGGCCTGGCGCTAAAATGGCCGAATGATCTTATGGTTGGCGAGGCCAAACTCGCAGGCATCCTGCTGGAGGGCACGGCGAACGCAGTAGTCGTCGGGATCGGTGTCAATCTGGTTCATGCGCCCGCGCTGACGGATCGCAGGACAGCGGCATTATCGCAATTCGGGCCGGCGCCCGGCCGCGATCACTTTGCCGAAAGCCTCGCCGAACAATTCGCAACCGAACTGACCCGCTGGCGCTCTCACGGGTTGGAGCTCCTGACCCGCCGCTGGCAGGCGGCGGCACATCCGCTCGGCACGCGGCTGACCGTATCGGAGCCGGGCGAGGGCGCCATACGCGGTACATTCGCTGGCCTCGCCTCCGATGGCTCGCTCATGCTGGGGTTGGAGGACGGCTCGGTCCGTGCCATCCACGCCGGCGACGTCAATCTCGTTTAG
- a CDS encoding type III pantothenate kinase, which produces MLLAIDVGNTNLVFALFDTSAGGGAAAQLKARWRIATDGRRTGDQYAVWLLQLLSIEGFDRSDITQIIFASVVPRADHNLTVLAEQYFGITPLIAGHGKAEWGFSIDVDQPSSLGADRALNVLAATELVGGDMIVVDFGTATKFEAVDFNGAYKGGIIAPGINLSLDALVGKTAKLPRIAIRAPDSASVIGRNTEDQMLIGVFWGYVAMMEGLIDRMKNEIGRPVKVVATGGLAILFDDNTRIFDVVDPDLTIRGLAILADRAGT; this is translated from the coding sequence ATGCTGCTCGCCATCGATGTCGGTAACACCAATCTGGTTTTCGCGCTGTTCGATACGAGTGCGGGCGGAGGGGCAGCCGCGCAACTGAAGGCGCGCTGGCGGATCGCGACCGATGGGCGGCGGACGGGCGATCAATATGCGGTCTGGTTGTTGCAATTGCTCAGTATCGAAGGGTTCGATCGCAGCGACATCACCCAGATAATCTTTGCCTCGGTGGTCCCGCGAGCCGACCATAATCTGACCGTTTTGGCGGAGCAGTACTTCGGCATCACGCCGCTGATCGCCGGGCATGGCAAGGCGGAGTGGGGCTTTTCCATCGATGTCGACCAGCCCAGTTCGCTGGGTGCGGACCGCGCGTTGAACGTGCTTGCCGCGACAGAGCTAGTGGGCGGTGACATGATCGTGGTCGATTTCGGGACCGCAACCAAGTTCGAGGCGGTCGACTTCAACGGTGCGTACAAGGGTGGCATCATCGCGCCCGGCATCAATCTCAGCCTGGACGCGCTGGTTGGAAAGACCGCGAAGCTACCGCGCATCGCCATTCGTGCGCCCGACAGCGCAAGCGTGATCGGTCGCAACACCGAGGATCAGATGCTCATCGGGGTATTCTGGGGCTACGTTGCCATGATGGAAGGCCTGATCGATCGTATGAAGAACGAAATCGGGCGCCCGGTAAAGGTTGTAGCGACGGGCGGGCTCGCCATATTGTTCGATGACAACACCCGGATATTCGACGTCGTCGATCCGGATCTGACCATCCGCGGTCTCGCCATCCTGGCGGATCGGGCTGGCACCTAG
- a CDS encoding NADH-quinone oxidoreductase subunit M, with product MGGFPILSTMLLVPLVAAVACFFVSASAARMIALVATLVNLALGILLWASYDIGGAQWQFTESLPLFAGFKYALGIDGIALMLIVLSVFLMPVCILASWESIQTRVGEYMAAFLIMELLMIGVFAAQDLLLFYIFFEAGLIPMYLIIGIWGGDNRIYASYKFFLYTLLGSVLMLVAMLWMINVAGTTDIPTLMQYDFAPTAQTWLWLAFFASFAVKMPMWPVHTWLPDAHVQAPTAGSVILAGVLLKMGGYGFIRFSLPMFPEASAQFMWLIFGLSMVAVIVTSLIALVQHDMKKLIAYSSVAHMAIVTAGLFAFNVQGLEGAMVMMLSHGLVSGALFLCVGVIYDRLHTREIDRYGGLAINMPRYAIFFLFFTMASIGLPGTSGFVAEFLSLAGVYQVSTTVTLVLTTGIILGAAYMLYLYRRVAFGIQKNEDAAAMKDMNMREWLMLGPVAAATLWMGVYPESFLAPMRADIAVLDARLARAAPEGDSRLAAGAPRTEAANTVAAPAAHGEGAH from the coding sequence ATGGGCGGTTTCCCGATCCTTTCCACGATGTTGCTGGTCCCGCTTGTGGCCGCAGTCGCGTGCTTCTTTGTTTCTGCAAGTGCCGCGCGGATGATTGCGCTGGTGGCGACGCTGGTCAATCTGGCGCTCGGCATCCTGCTTTGGGCGAGCTACGATATTGGCGGCGCGCAATGGCAGTTTACCGAGAGCCTTCCGCTATTCGCCGGCTTCAAATATGCGCTTGGCATCGATGGCATTGCGCTGATGCTAATCGTGCTCAGCGTGTTCCTGATGCCGGTTTGTATTCTTGCAAGCTGGGAATCGATCCAGACTCGCGTGGGCGAATACATGGCTGCGTTCCTGATCATGGAACTGCTCATGATCGGCGTATTCGCGGCGCAGGACCTGCTGCTGTTCTACATCTTTTTCGAAGCCGGTCTGATCCCGATGTATCTCATCATCGGGATTTGGGGCGGCGACAACCGGATTTACGCGAGCTACAAATTCTTCCTCTACACGCTGCTCGGATCAGTCCTGATGCTGGTCGCGATGCTGTGGATGATCAATGTTGCTGGCACGACCGACATTCCCACGCTGATGCAATATGATTTCGCGCCTACTGCACAGACGTGGCTGTGGCTCGCGTTCTTTGCCAGCTTCGCTGTAAAAATGCCGATGTGGCCGGTGCATACTTGGTTGCCGGATGCGCACGTTCAGGCGCCGACAGCGGGCTCCGTCATTCTTGCCGGCGTATTGCTGAAAATGGGCGGTTACGGGTTTATCCGGTTCAGCCTGCCGATGTTTCCGGAGGCCAGCGCACAATTCATGTGGCTTATCTTCGGCCTGTCGATGGTGGCGGTGATCGTCACCAGCCTGATCGCACTGGTCCAGCACGATATGAAGAAGCTGATCGCTTATTCCTCAGTCGCGCACATGGCGATTGTTACCGCGGGTCTGTTCGCTTTCAATGTGCAGGGGCTCGAAGGCGCGATGGTAATGATGCTGAGCCACGGCCTGGTTTCGGGCGCGTTGTTTCTATGTGTGGGCGTGATCTACGACCGGCTGCATACGCGCGAGATCGACCGTTATGGCGGGTTGGCCATCAACATGCCGCGATACGCCATTTTCTTCCTGTTCTTCACCATGGCGAGCATCGGATTGCCGGGGACGAGCGGTTTCGTGGCCGAGTTCCTCAGTCTCGCTGGAGTCTACCAGGTTTCCACTACTGTCACGCTGGTATTGACCACCGGGATTATCCTGGGCGCGGCATACATGCTGTATCTCTATCGCCGCGTCGCGTTCGGCATTCAGAAAAACGAGGATGCCGCGGCGATGAAAGATATGAATATGCGCGAATGGCTGATGCTCGGCCCGGTGGCTGCCGCTACGCTGTGGATGGGCGTGTATCCAGAGAGCTTTCTCGCCCCCATGCGCGCCGATATAGCCGTGCTTGACGCCCGTCTTGCGCGCGCTGCGCCTGAAGGCGATTCCCGACTGGCTGCCGGCGCTCCACGAACGGAGGCTGCCAATACGGTTGCCGCACCCGCCGCTCATGGTGAGGGGGCGCACTGA
- a CDS encoding DUF1467 family protein: protein MQWTSILAIYVLFWVMSAFLLLPFGIKTHDEMGIEKTAGQADSAPGNFRPGRVMVRATVLAAVLTGIYVANYAYGWITPDDINIFGNPPDPADYRHPDPT, encoded by the coding sequence ATGCAGTGGACATCGATTCTGGCGATCTACGTGCTCTTCTGGGTGATGAGCGCGTTCCTGCTATTACCGTTCGGCATCAAGACACATGACGAGATGGGGATCGAGAAAACTGCCGGGCAGGCCGATAGCGCGCCCGGCAATTTTCGGCCCGGGCGGGTGATGGTCCGGGCAACCGTCCTGGCCGCAGTTTTGACCGGAATTTACGTCGCCAATTATGCGTATGGCTGGATCACACCGGATGACATCAATATCTTCGGCAACCCGCCTGATCCAGCCGATTACCGGCACCCGGACCCAACTTGA
- a CDS encoding ribonuclease J, with protein sequence MKKNYAPEDELLFLALGGSGEIGMNVNLYGCNGRWLMVDLGMTFSGNEYPGVDLVFADLDFIEDRADMLDGIVLTHGHEDHIGAVPYFAAELGVPLYATPFTAELVRRKLQEANLTGEVELIVVDDLERFEVGDWGVQYVPLAHSIAEGNALLIDTPHGRVFHTGDWKLDEDPIIGEPTTQDELREIGDAGVLALVCDSTNVFNPEPSGSEGAVYRGLLAEAQKWEGRRIMVTTFASNVARLQTLGNVARETGRQLCVAGRSLDRIIEVSQDNGYLTDLPDRVDWDTAMRLPRGEVLIMATGGQGEPRAALSRVAEGNHKISLSKGDVVLFSSRQIPGNEVAIGRIQNKLAESGIVMVTDRQSEIHVSGHPGRPELLELYDWMQPEILLPVHGEMRHMMEQSRVALEAGIPHAPVQKNGDILRLAPGKPERIAQIEAGRLVLDGDIIVPAEGDAITMRRRIAREGMVIVVLRENKTVQIDALGLPLDEDFEDFAAEAGKDIMRALDKLGPKDRKDARKVTEAARLAARRASRRWSGKSPQIKVMLPGS encoded by the coding sequence ATGAAAAAGAATTACGCGCCCGAAGACGAGCTGCTGTTCCTTGCGCTCGGCGGATCGGGCGAGATTGGCATGAACGTCAATCTTTACGGCTGCAACGGCCGCTGGCTGATGGTCGATCTGGGCATGACCTTCTCCGGCAATGAATATCCCGGCGTCGATCTGGTGTTTGCCGATCTCGACTTTATCGAGGATCGCGCGGACATGCTCGACGGTATCGTGCTGACCCACGGTCATGAGGACCATATCGGCGCCGTGCCCTATTTCGCCGCAGAGCTTGGCGTCCCGCTTTATGCCACCCCGTTCACAGCTGAACTGGTGCGGCGCAAGCTGCAGGAAGCAAACCTGACGGGTGAGGTCGAGTTGATCGTGGTCGACGACCTTGAACGCTTCGAGGTTGGCGATTGGGGGGTGCAATATGTACCGCTCGCGCATTCCATCGCGGAAGGTAATGCGCTGCTGATCGACACGCCGCATGGGCGTGTGTTTCATACCGGTGACTGGAAGCTCGACGAAGATCCCATCATCGGGGAGCCGACCACTCAGGACGAATTGCGGGAAATTGGCGACGCTGGCGTGCTGGCGCTTGTCTGCGATTCCACTAACGTGTTCAATCCGGAACCCTCGGGGTCCGAAGGGGCCGTCTACCGCGGCCTGCTGGCGGAGGCGCAGAAGTGGGAAGGGCGCCGCATCATGGTCACCACGTTCGCTTCCAATGTGGCGCGTTTGCAGACGCTCGGCAACGTTGCGCGGGAAACAGGGCGACAATTATGTGTGGCCGGGCGCTCGCTCGACCGAATTATCGAAGTGTCGCAGGATAATGGGTACCTGACGGACCTTCCGGACCGGGTGGACTGGGACACCGCCATGCGGCTGCCGCGCGGCGAGGTGTTGATTATGGCAACCGGCGGGCAGGGCGAACCGCGCGCGGCATTGAGCCGTGTGGCGGAAGGCAACCACAAGATATCACTGAGCAAGGGCGATGTGGTGCTGTTTTCAAGCCGCCAGATCCCTGGCAACGAGGTTGCGATCGGGCGCATTCAGAACAAGCTCGCTGAGAGCGGCATCGTGATGGTGACCGACCGGCAGAGCGAGATCCATGTCTCCGGCCATCCGGGTCGTCCGGAACTGCTGGAACTCTACGACTGGATGCAGCCCGAGATCCTGCTGCCGGTGCATGGCGAAATGCGGCACATGATGGAGCAATCACGTGTGGCGCTGGAAGCGGGCATTCCCCACGCACCAGTGCAAAAGAACGGCGATATCCTGCGTCTGGCACCGGGCAAACCTGAACGTATTGCCCAAATCGAGGCGGGTCGGCTCGTCTTGGACGGTGACATCATTGTGCCGGCCGAGGGCGATGCGATTACGATGCGGCGCCGCATTGCGCGTGAGGGGATGGTCATAGTAGTGCTACGTGAAAACAAGACGGTTCAGATCGACGCGCTTGGGTTACCACTGGACGAGGACTTTGAAGACTTTGCAGCAGAAGCTGGCAAGGACATCATGCGTGCTCTCGACAAGCTCGGTCCGAAAGATCGTAAGGATGCCCGCAAGGTTACCGAGGCCGCCCGTCTGGCGGCTCGGCGTGCATCGCGTCGCTGGAGCGGGAAAAGCCCGCAGATCAAGGTCATGTTGCCGGGTAGCTGA
- the nuoN gene encoding NADH-quinone oxidoreductase subunit NuoN yields the protein MDFQAYLALVAPEIVLTVGGLVLLLVAGWMQDRGTRFISIAATALLVGAAFMVAPALIEGASGPDTLAFGGQFAADAFAAFAKILIFGSAAACLIISPRFFDRIGAMRAEYPVLVLFAALGMGIMVSATDFITLYIGLELNSLSAYVLAAFLRDNSKSTEAGLKYFILGALASGILLYGISLLYGFTGSTNFAAVNVALAGEYTTGQLFGLIFVLAGLAFKIAAVPFHMWTPDVYEGAPTPVTTLFATAPKVAAVALTARVAIEAFGSQIDAWRQIVIFAALASIVVGALGAIGQTGLKRLLAYSSINNVGFILIGLAAATSAGISAMLVYLDIYVAMSLGAFVCILLLRDAAGNQLDDLSDIAGLSRARPVIALVFAAMMFSLAGIPPLFGFWGKLVVFQAAVEADMVILAAIGIAASVIGAFYYLKVVKVMYFDKPAGKAVRHDGEMSHWVLLAITALIVSPLGYFLIPLLGAMADRAAASLFI from the coding sequence ATGGACTTCCAGGCTTATCTTGCTCTCGTCGCACCCGAAATCGTGCTTACCGTTGGCGGCCTCGTGCTGCTGCTGGTCGCCGGTTGGATGCAGGATCGCGGCACTCGGTTCATCAGCATCGCCGCAACGGCATTGCTGGTGGGCGCCGCGTTCATGGTTGCGCCCGCGCTAATCGAGGGTGCCAGCGGACCGGACACGTTGGCCTTTGGCGGCCAGTTCGCGGCTGATGCGTTTGCGGCCTTTGCGAAAATCCTGATTTTCGGCTCCGCTGCCGCCTGCCTTATCATCTCACCACGGTTCTTCGATCGGATCGGCGCCATGCGCGCGGAATACCCTGTGCTGGTGTTGTTCGCAGCGCTCGGCATGGGCATCATGGTGTCGGCCACCGATTTCATTACCCTGTATATCGGGTTGGAGCTCAACAGCCTGTCCGCCTACGTTCTGGCCGCATTTCTTCGCGACAATAGCAAATCGACCGAAGCAGGCTTGAAATACTTTATCCTCGGCGCGCTGGCTTCGGGCATCCTGCTTTACGGGATTAGCCTGCTTTACGGCTTTACCGGTTCGACCAACTTCGCCGCAGTGAATGTTGCATTGGCGGGTGAGTACACGACCGGGCAGCTATTCGGATTGATCTTCGTATTGGCCGGGCTGGCTTTCAAGATCGCCGCAGTGCCGTTCCACATGTGGACGCCCGACGTTTACGAAGGCGCGCCCACTCCGGTGACCACTTTGTTCGCAACCGCGCCCAAGGTTGCTGCAGTTGCCCTTACCGCCCGTGTCGCGATCGAGGCATTCGGCAGCCAAATCGATGCATGGCGGCAGATCGTTATCTTCGCGGCGCTCGCTTCCATCGTGGTCGGTGCATTGGGCGCTATCGGCCAGACCGGATTGAAGCGTCTGCTGGCCTATAGCTCGATTAACAATGTAGGCTTTATCCTGATTGGTCTTGCCGCCGCTACGTCTGCTGGCATCTCGGCCATGCTGGTCTATCTCGATATCTATGTTGCGATGTCGCTCGGCGCATTCGTCTGCATCTTGCTGCTGCGCGATGCGGCGGGCAACCAGTTGGACGACCTTTCGGACATTGCGGGTCTTTCGCGGGCGCGGCCGGTAATCGCGTTGGTCTTCGCGGCGATGATGTTCAGCCTTGCCGGCATTCCACCCCTGTTCGGCTTCTGGGGCAAGCTAGTTGTGTTTCAAGCCGCTGTCGAGGCCGACATGGTCATCCTCGCCGCCATTGGAATTGCCGCCAGCGTCATAGGGGCGTTCTATTACCTGAAGGTGGTGAAGGTGATGTATTTCGACAAGCCTGCGGGTAAGGCAGTGAGGCACGACGGCGAAATGTCGCACTGGGTACTGCTCGCCATCACGGCGTTGATCGTGTCGCCGCTGGGCTATTTCCTGATCCCGCTGCTTGGCGCCATGGCGGACCGCGCGGCAGCGTCGCTGTTTATCTGA